ATCCGCCACACGGTCCTTCATGGCCGTCAGCCAGTGCATCATTCCATCGAGATAACGTTCCACAGTCCCGTTCTCCCATGTTTCGGGTTCGCGCCTAATGCTATCTAGTGTGGTGTTCCATTAATACGCTTAACTAATTGCGCGCCCCAGCCGACCGACACTCGCGATGATCTGGTCGGCAGTG
This genomic stretch from Tahibacter amnicola harbors:
- a CDS encoding DUF7660 family protein, translated to MRREPETWENGTVERYLDGMMHWLTAMKDRVADKPCWELFSLILEAGKVYE